The following proteins are encoded in a genomic region of Rhizobium sp. CCGE531:
- a CDS encoding NADPH-dependent F420 reductase, with protein sequence MSYAIIGFGAVGQALARAFARKEIEVTVASRRPPEALMPQAQAIGPTVVAKSLRDAVEADTIILAVPFGEHREVAKALPSWEGKTIIDATNALVSSEELGGLPSSAFVARAFTGAKLVKGFNHLIAAKLAADPIVESGHRVIFLSSDDEDATAPVVALAKQLGFAPVKLGKLDEGGALVHARDRIWGQLIFQDLFKKEQ encoded by the coding sequence ATGAGCTATGCAATTATTGGCTTTGGAGCGGTGGGCCAAGCACTCGCTCGAGCGTTCGCCCGCAAGGAAATCGAAGTCACGGTCGCGAGCCGCCGGCCGCCGGAGGCATTGATGCCGCAGGCTCAAGCGATCGGCCCCACGGTCGTCGCCAAATCGCTGCGGGATGCAGTCGAGGCCGACACAATCATTTTGGCGGTCCCGTTCGGGGAGCATCGCGAGGTTGCGAAGGCCCTCCCGAGCTGGGAAGGCAAGACAATCATCGACGCGACGAACGCATTGGTTTCCTCAGAGGAGCTGGGCGGCCTCCCGTCCTCGGCCTTTGTCGCCAGGGCATTCACCGGCGCCAAGCTCGTGAAGGGATTCAATCACCTGATTGCGGCCAAGCTGGCTGCCGATCCGATCGTCGAGAGCGGGCACCGGGTCATCTTTCTGTCGAGCGACGACGAGGATGCGACCGCTCCTGTGGTGGCCCTGGCCAAACAACTCGGGTTCGCACCCGTCAAGCTGGGAAAGCTCGACGAGGGTGGCGCGCTGGTGCACGCCCGCGATCGCATTTGGGGCCAGCTCATCTTCCAGGATTTGTTCAAGAAGGAGCAGTGA
- a CDS encoding TetR/AcrR family transcriptional regulator translates to MTTKQQIFDAAKRRFEREGLAGVSMRTIAKDVGITAMAIYRHYPDKEALTNALMRNGISAWEERVRAIQESDPIQWLHAASEAFLAFALEEPRQYEAAFLLPATQARRYPDDFAAGRSPAIAILHDRIEHARKLGMIGNVSATDMGLTLSALGQGLVSLYQAGRFVGEPEFRAAYRMAMLHCIHSFLRNDCR, encoded by the coding sequence ATGACGACCAAACAGCAAATCTTCGACGCCGCAAAGCGGCGGTTTGAGCGGGAAGGACTTGCCGGCGTCTCCATGCGCACGATTGCCAAGGACGTCGGCATTACCGCGATGGCCATCTACCGGCACTATCCGGATAAGGAGGCCCTGACGAACGCGCTCATGCGAAACGGCATTTCGGCATGGGAGGAACGGGTACGGGCCATTCAGGAGAGCGACCCCATTCAATGGCTCCATGCGGCGAGCGAAGCATTTCTTGCTTTCGCGCTCGAGGAGCCACGCCAGTACGAGGCTGCCTTCCTTCTACCCGCCACTCAGGCAAGGCGTTATCCGGACGACTTCGCTGCCGGCCGTTCCCCCGCGATCGCCATCCTCCACGATCGCATAGAACACGCCAGGAAATTGGGAATGATCGGCAACGTATCCGCGACGGATATGGGGCTCACGCTCAGCGCGCTTGGCCAGGGATTGGTTTCACTTTACCAAGCCGGCCGCTTTGTCGGCGAACCGGAATTCCGCGCAGCCTACCGTATGGCTATGCTGCATTGCATTCACTCGTTTCTAAGGAACGATTGCCGATGA